CGAGATGACGCTGATCGACTCCCCGGACCTCCACCGCCGCCACAGGTCGGCCTTCGTCTCGTCCGACATCCCCGGCCGACCCAATCTCGCCACGTATACCGTCCTCAACCAGCACTGTTGCTCTGACCGGTTGAATCTAAGGCCGCTTTTTTCAGGATCTCGATCGTCTTCTGCTGTTCGGCGCTCTGCCTGCGCAGCCGCTTCAGCTCCTCGCGCTCAGCGCTGGTCAGCTCGCCCGACGTGCCCCCGCCGCGGTCGATCCGGTCACGCTTGACCCAGCCACGCAGACTCTCCGGACTCACCCCCAGATCCCGCGCGACCTCCGTGATCGTCTTGTCGGAGGAGCGGGCCAACGCGATCGCGTCCCGCTTGAACTCCTCCGAATACCGCTTGGAGTACTGACTACCCACCTGGCACTACTTCCTCTGGAACCTCATGTCCCAGTCTCCAGGTGTCCAGTCACAAGGGGAAGCTTCATGGCGGTATTCGCCCCCTGTTCTTCGCCACCGCGGGCCTGCACATCGACCTAGCCGCTCTGGCCCATCCCGTGATGGCGGTCGCCGCACTGGCGGTGCTGGCGGTTGCCGTGCTCGGGAAATTCGCCGGAGTGTTCCTCGGGGCGCTTCTCGCCCGGCTCGGCGTGTGGGAGGCGCTGGCCATGGGCGCGGGAATGAACGCACGCG
Above is a genomic segment from Streptomyces sp. NBC_01454 containing:
- a CDS encoding transposase, translating into MGSQYSKRYSEEFKRDAIALARSSDKTITEVARDLGVSPESLRGWVKRDRIDRGGGTSGELTSAEREELKRLRRQSAEQQKTIEILKKAALDSTGQSNSAG